TGACGGTTTCGGTCTGTCTTCTACTTACGAGTATGAAGGCTTCGGCGTAGGTGCTACCTATGCGAAATCTGACCGTACTGACTCTCAGAGCAATGCTGGCAGCGCGTTCAAAGCTGACGGTAAAAACGCTGAAGTATGGGCTGCTGGTCTGAAATATGATGCGAACAACATCTACCTGGCAACCACCTACTCCGAAACCCGCAACATGACCACCTATGGTTCTAAAGTTAACGGTATCGCTGATAAAGCACAGAACTTTGAAGTTGTTGCACAGTACCAGTTCGACTTCGGTCTGCGTCCGTCCGTTGCTTACCTGAAATCCAAAGGTAAAGACATCAACAATTACGGCGACCAGGATCTGGTTGAATACGTAGACCTGGGTGCTACCTACTACTTCAACAAAAACATGTCTACCTTCGTTGATTACAAAATCAACCTGCTGGATGACAATGCCTTCACCAATGCTGCCGGTGTAAGCACCGACAACATCGTTGCTGTTGGTCTGAACTACCAGTTCTAATTTTGTTGTAGTCTGAATACAAAGCCAGTCCTTTAAGGGCTGGCTTTTTCTCTTAATGTAGACTCGGTCATAAGGAGTATGCCGTGCAGACATTCACTGGTCGTTGTCTTTGCGGACAGAGTCATTTTACCGTCGACGTCGAAATGCTGGATGTCTATGCCTGCCATTGCACCTTGTGCCAAAAGTGGTCGGGTGGCATCGCTATGTATCTGGAAGCCAGCACTCACCCGCTGATGTCGCCGGATTCAGCAGAACCTTCGCACTTTCCTTCTTCAAATCGTGGTGAACGTTTCTTTTGTTCCGGTTGCGGATGCCCGCTGTGGTTTACCTTAACGGGCAGCGATCGCTATTTTGTCCCGTGGACGCTGTTGGAACTCAATGAGGTAGATCGCCGCCGCCTGGTGTTAGCGGCAGAGATCTATACGGAAACACAACCTGCATTCTGGAGACTGACGGGGCAATACGCTCGACTGAGTGGGAAAGAAGTCGAAGAGATGGATTACCCCTGTCATTTAGCCCATTAGTTACTGGCGCTGTACCTTCGCCAGGCTGAACCACATTCCTATCGCTAATATGATAAGCATACTGCCGGCGCTGCTTAAGGCCACGCTGTGCGACCAGGTAAAAGCTTCTCTGGCAGCCGACAGTAACGCTTCACTCAGCGACGATGGCAGCGAATGTGCCAGTTGCACCGCTTCACCCATTGACGAGGTGGCGCGTTCTATCTCCTGCGGATTAAGTCCGACTGGCGGTAGAATCGAGGCTGAAAAACTGCGGCTTAACAGCAAACCAAAGATTGCGATCCCAAGCCCGGCGCCCAATTCATAAGCCATCGTCTCGATGGCGCCCGCAGCCGCGGCTTTTTCTGCCGGAGCTGCCGCCATGATGGCCGCTGTTGAGGCCAGAAGCGCACTTGCCGCGCTAAAACCGAGTAATGCCATTAATACCCAGGCTTGAATCTGCTGGGTGCTGAAATCCGTCATCGCCAGGCCGTAAAAACTCACCGCGCTCAGCGCCATGCCCGCCGTGGCCACACAACGTAATCCCAGGCGTGAAACCAGCATACCGGCAATCGACCCGCTGAAGCCGCTTGCCAGCATCACCGGCAGCATAAACAGTCCTGCCTGATACGGCGTTAAACCGTGAACAAACTGTAGCTCCTGGGCCATCAGCAACTCGAAACCTACCAGCGTTATCATCGCGGTCATCGCCATCACTACGCCGCTTAAAATGATGCGATGCGTGAACAGCCGCATATCAATCATCGGGCGGGAAGCGGCAAGCTGGATGCGGACAAACTGCCACAACAGCAAAGCGCCGGTTAACAGCGTCAGGGCAATGGCAACGGTCGCCGTATGTCCTTTCAGCGCGGTTTTGGCGCTGTAAACCAACAGCAGAATGGCGACAATCAGCATTATCGCATGACCAAAATTTAACGATTGATCGCGACGTCCGGCCTGGCGCGGCACTAAGCGTGCGGTTAAGGCCATGACCACCAGAACAATCGGCACATTAATTAAGAACACGGATCCCCAGTAGAAGTGCTCCAGCAGCATCCCGCCAACCAATGGACCAAATGCCGCACCGCCGGAACCGACGGCGGCCCAGACGCCGAGCGCCATGTTGCGATGCCGCTGCTCAGCGAACGTGGCGCGAATCCCCGCCAGCGTTGCCGGAACAATCATCGCCGCGCCAATTGCCAATACCGCCCGGGTAGCAATCAGCCAGCTGGCGCTATGAGCAAAGGCCGCCGCCAGCGATGCAAGGCCAAATAAGCCAGCGCCTAACAGCAGCAGACGTTTAAAGCCGATGCGATCGCCCAGCGCGCCCATTGGCAATACCATACCGGCCATTACCAGGGAATAAATATCAATGATCCACAGCAACTCGTTACCACTGGCGCCCAGCGTCATACTCAGCGTGGGCGCGGCAACGTGCAGCACCGTTGCATCAATCGCAACAGGGATGTAGACCAGCACAATAATGACGAGCGTTAACCACTGACGAAACATAAAACTCCCTAACGAAACTTAAACTGGACACATGTCCAACTTGGGCGATCCTACGGAAAATTGAACGCATGTCCAACTTTTTGTTAGACTGCGTGATATACGGGTACAGGAGGAAAGATGAGCTATCTGAATCGGGATGAACGTCGGGAAGTTATTCTGCAGGCGGCCATGCGTGTCGCGCTTGAGGAAGGGTTTACCGCTATGACGGTGCGACGCATTGCAGCCGAAGCGCATGTCGCGACGGGCCAACTGCATCATCATTTTGCCTCTGCGGGCGAACTCAAATCCCAGGCATTTGTGCGTCTGATCCGTACCCTACTCGACGCGGAACTGGTCAGTGAAAACGCCAGCTTCCGTGAGCGACTGCATGCCATGCTGGGCAGTGAAGATGGCGGGTTCGAACCCTACATTAAGCTGTGGCGTGAAGCGCAGGTTGTGGCGAGTAAAGATCCAGAAATCAAAAGCGCCTACCTGTTGACCATGCGGATGTGGCACGAAGAGACCGCCAACATTATCGCTCAGGGACAGAAAGCCGGTGAGTTCTCCTCCATTCCAGATGCCGCCGACGTCGCCTGGCGCTTAATCGCACTGGTCTGCGGTCTGGATGGGATGTACATATTAGGCATTGAGGAAATGGCCGATCCTGCCTTCGATCGCCATCTTGATCGTATGATTACGCTGGAGTTATTTATTTGACGCAATAGATGAATTAACAATACACCTTTTATATTTACAATTAGTAACACTTGAGCAACGTGTAATTCTCCCATCACGCCGCGTTATTGCACTTTTTTATCTATTCTTTCAGTCAATATTCCTAAAACTTTTCAATAGTTTCTAAAAAGAAGCCGCGCGGCGCTGCATGCGTTTATTTCTTTTTCATGAACGGCATGTGCATGGAGAATAATATGTCATCATCAAATGAGAAAAGTAATCGTTATCTTTTAACTGACTGGAAACCAGAGAACCCCGGCTTTTGGGAAAACAAAGGCAAGCATATTGCACGAAGAAACCTCTGGATATCAGTGAGTTGCCTGCTGCTTGCGTTCTGCGTCTGGATGTTGTTCAGTGCCGTGGCCGTTAATCTGAATAAAATTGGCTTTAATTTCACCACCGACCAACTGTTTTTATTAACGGCATTACCTTCTCTTTCTGGTGCAATATTGCGCGTTCCCTACTCCTTTATGGTACCTATATTTGGTGGGCGTCGTTGGACCATTTTTAGCACGATCATTCTGGTTGTTCCCTGCGTTTGGCTCGGATTTGCCGTGCAAAATACCGCTACTCCGTTTGGCGTATTTATTATTATTGCGCTGATGTGTGGTTTTGCTGGCGCTAACTTTGCTTCCAGCATGGGCAATATCAGCTTTTTCTTCCCCAAAGCGAAGCAAGGTAGCGCGTTAGGCGTTAACGGTGGTCTTGGCAACCTCGGCGTCAGCGTGATGCAGTTGATCGCGCCTTTGGTTATCTTTCTGCCCATCTTTACCTTTTTGGGCGTTCAGGGCGTACCGCAAGCTGACGGCTCGTTATTGTCGCTGGCCAATGCCGCGTGGATTTGGGTGCCGTTACTGCTGATAGCCACCGTAGCAGCAGGCATGGGAATGAACGACATTGCCAGTTCGAAGGCTTCGATCGCTTCCCAGTTACCGGTCCTTAAGCGTTTTCATCTGTGGTTATTAAGCCTGCTGTATCTTGCCACCTTCGGTTCATTTATCGGTTTTTCGGCAGGCTTTGCCATGCTGGCGAAAACCCAGTTCCCTGACGTGAATATCCTGCAACTGGCGTTCTTCGGCCCTTTCATCGGCGCGCTTGCGCGATCGGCGGGCGGCGTTATCTCTGACAAGTTCGGTGGTGTCCGCGTCACGTTAATTAACTTCATCTTTATGGCGCTGTTTAGCGCCCTGCTGTTTCTCACCCTGCCAGGTTCGGGAGAAGGTAACTTTGTCGCTTTCTACCTGGTGTTTATGGGCTTATTCCTGACCGCGGGTTTGGGAAGCGGGTCGACCTTCCAGATGATTGCGGTGATCTTTCGCAAAATCACGATTTACCGGGTGAAGCTGCACGGTGGTACCGAAGAACAGGCTCAACGTGAAGCGGTAACCGATACCGCCGCCGCCCTGGGATTCATCTCAGCCATTGGCGCTGTAGGGGGCTTCTTCATCCCTAAAGCGTTTGGATCATCGCTGGCATTAACCGGCTCTCCGGTGGGTGCCATGAAAATATTCCTCGTGTTTTACATCGTCTGCGTGCTGGTGACCTGGCTGGTCTATGGCCGTAAATCACAAAAAAAATAACGAAATGGAAACCGCAGGATCGAACGGTTATGTAGGTCGGATAAGGCGTTAGCCGCCATCCGGCATATGACGTCTTATCAGGTCAGGCGTTCGATTCACCGTCGGCAATATTACCGAAGCAGGAGTTATGTCATGAGTAAACTGTTAGACCGCTTTCGCTACTTTAAACAAAAGGGCGATACGTTTGCCGAGGGGCACGGGCAAGTAATGCACACCAACCGCGACTGGGAAGACAGTTATCGTCAACGCTGGCAGTTCGACAAAATTGTGCGTTCTACCCACGGCGTTAACTGTACCGGCTCATGTAGCTGGAAAATCTACGTCAAAAACGGACTGGTAACCTGGGAAACGCAGCAAACCGACTACCCGCGTACCCGCCCTGACCTGCCAAATCATGAACCCCGCGGCTGCCCACGCGGCGCCAGCTATTCCTGGTATCTTTACAGCGCCAACCGCCTGAAGTATCCGCTGGTGCGTAAACGTCTGATAGAACTGTGGCGCGACGCCCTGTCCCGCCAGCCCGATCCGGTGCTGGCCTGGGAATCCATTATGAACGACCCGCAAAAATGCCAGAGCTACAAGCAGGTGCGCGGGCGCGGAGGGTTTATCCGTTCCAACTGGAAAGAGCTTAATCAGTTGATTGCCGCCGCCAACGTCTGGACGGTGAAAACCTATGGCCCGGACCGCGTGGCCGGATTCTCTCCGATCCCGGCGATGTCGATGGTCTCCTATGCCGCTGGCACGCGCTATCTCTCGCTACTGGGCGGAACCTGCCTGAGCTTTTATGACTGGTATTGCGATTTACCGCCCGCGTCACCGATGACCTGGGGCGAGCAGACCGATGTGCCAGAATCCGCCGACTGGTATAACTCCAGTTATATCATCGCCTGGGGCTCTAACGTGCCGCAGACCCGTACCCCTGACGCGCACTTTTTTACAGAAGTACGCTACAAAGGCACTAAGACGATTGCCATTACCCCGGATTACTCAGAAGTCGCCAAACTGTGCGACCAGTGGCTGGCACCCAAGCAAGGCACAGACAGCGCGCTGGCGATGGCAATGGGCCACGTCATTCTGAAAGAGTTCCACCTCGACAATCCCAGCGATTATTTCCTCAATTACTGCCGTCGCTATACCGATATGCCGATGCTGGTTTTACTGGATGCCCGGGAAGATGGCAGCTATGTGCCTGGACGCATGATGCGTGCCTCAGACCTTGTCGATGGTCTGGGCGAAAGCAACAATCCAGAGTGGAAAACGGTAGCTTTTAACAGCGCAGGTGAACTGGTGGTCCCGAACGGGTCAATCGGTTTTCGCTGGGGCGAGAAAGGCAAATGGAACCTGGAGCCCCTGGCGGCTGGCGCGGAAACAGAACTTTCTCTCTCGCTGCTCGGTCAGCATGATGAAGTGACCGGCGTGGCATTCCCCTATTTTGGTGGCAACGAAAACCCGCATTTTCGCAGTGTAAAACAAGAGCCGGTGCTGATCCGTCAACTGCCGGTAAAACATCTTAACCTCGCTGATGGGAGTCGTTGCCCGGTAGTGAGCGTCTATGATCTGGTGCTGGCGAATTACGGTCTCGACCGTGGTCTGGATGACGTTCATAGCGCACAAGACTACAGCGAAGTGAAAGCCTACACCCCGGCCTGGGGCGAGCAAATTACCGGCGTGCCACGCCGTCATATCGAACAAATCGCCCGCGAGTTTGCCGATACGGCACATAAAACGCATGGCCGTTCGATGATCATCCTTGGAGCTGGCGTCAACCACTGGTATCACATGGATATGAACTACCGTGGGATGATTAACATCCTCGTGTTCTGTGGTTGCGTGGGGCAAAGCGGCGGCGGCTGGGCGCACTATGTGGGTCAGGAGAAACTACGTCCGCAAACCGGTTGGTTGCCGCTGGCCTTTGCGCTGGACTGGAACCGCCCACCGCGTCAGATGAACAGCACGTCGTTTTTCTACAACCACTCCAGCCAGTGGCGTTATGAAAAACTCACCGCGCAGGAACTCCTCTCTCCGCTGGCCGATGCGTCGAAGTTTAGCGGACATTTGATTGACTTTAACGTGCGTGCAGAAAGGATGGGCTGGCTGCCGTCCGCGCCGCAGCTTAACCTCAACCCACTGACCGTTAAAGCAAAAGCCGAACAAGCGGGGTTGTCTCCTGCGCAATACACCGCGCAGGCGCTGAAATCGGGTGATATTCGTTTTGCCTGCGAGCAGCCGGATAGCGGTAGCAACCATCCGCGCAATCTCTTCGTCTGGCGCTCTAACCTACTCGGCTCATCCGGTAAAGGGCATGAATACATGCTCAAGTATTTACTGGGTACCGAAAGCGGGATCCAGGGGGAAGCGCTTGGCTCAAGCGAGGGTATTAAACCTGAAGAAGTTGAATGGCAGTCCGCGGCGATAGAGGGCAAACTCGATCTGCTGGTCACGCTCGATTTCCGTATGTCGAGCACCTGCCTGTTCTCCGATATCGTTTTGCCGACCGCGACCTGGTATGAAAAAGACGATATGAATACCTCGGATATGCATCCGTTTATTCACCCGCTGTCGGCGGCGGTCGATCCCGCGTGGGAATCGAAGAGCGATTGGGAAATTTATAAAGGCATCGCCAAAGTATTCTCTGAGGTTTGCGTCGGACATCTTGGACAAGAAACGGATGTGGTATTGCAACCGTTGCAACACGACTCCCCGGCAGAACTGGCGCAACCGTTTGATATTCAGGACTGGCGCAAAGGCGAATGCGATCTTATCCCGGGGAAAACGGCACCCAATATTGCCGTTGTGGAGCGTGACTACCCTGCCACCTACGAACGCTTTACCTCACTTGGTCCACTCATGGACAAGCTCGGCAACGGCGGGAAAGGCATAGCGTGGAATACCCAGACGGAAGTCGATTTTCTCGGCAAGCTGAACTACACCAAGCGTGAAGGCCCGGCAAAAGGACGCCCGCTGATTGACACCGCGCTGGATGCCTCGGAGGTGATCCTTGCCCTGGCGCCGGAAACGAACGGTCAGGTGGCGGTGAAAGCCTGGGAAGCGCTGGGGGCGATGACCGGACGCGACCATACGCATCTGGCGTTGAACAAAGAAGACGAGAAGATCCGTTTTCGCGATATCCAGGCGCAGCCGCGCAAAATCATCTCCAGCCCTACCTGGTCCGGGCTGGAAAGTGAACATGTTTCCTATAACGCTGGTTATACCAACGTCCACGAGCTGATCCCCTGGCGTACCCTGTCCGGTCGCCAGCAGCTGTATCAGGATCACGCGTGGATGCGTGCGTTCGGTGAAAGCCTGGTGGCGTATCGTCCACCTATCGATACCCGTAGCGTCAGCGAAATGCGCGAAGTTCCGCCTAACGGCTTCCCGGAAAAAGCACTCAACTTCCTGACCCCGCACCAGAAATGGGGGATCCACTCTACCTACAGCGAAAACCTGCTGATGCTGACGCTGTCGCGCGGCGGCCCGATTGTCTGGATCAGCGAGACCGATGCCAAAGAGTTGGGCATTGAGGATAACGACTGGATTGAAGCGTTCAACGCCAACGGTGCGCTCACCGCGCGTGCGGTGGTGAGTCAGCGTGTGCCACCGGGAATGACCATGATGTACCACGCTCAGGAGCGAATCATTAATATCCCTGGCTCGGAA
The Citrobacter arsenatis DNA segment above includes these coding regions:
- a CDS encoding GFA family protein, with the translated sequence MLDVYACHCTLCQKWSGGIAMYLEASTHPLMSPDSAEPSHFPSSNRGERFFCSGCGCPLWFTLTGSDRYFVPWTLLELNEVDRRRLVLAAEIYTETQPAFWRLTGQYARLSGKEVEEMDYPCHLAH
- a CDS encoding MFS transporter — protein: MFRQWLTLVIIVLVYIPVAIDATVLHVAAPTLSMTLGASGNELLWIIDIYSLVMAGMVLPMGALGDRIGFKRLLLLGAGLFGLASLAAAFAHSASWLIATRAVLAIGAAMIVPATLAGIRATFAEQRHRNMALGVWAAVGSGGAAFGPLVGGMLLEHFYWGSVFLINVPIVLVVMALTARLVPRQAGRRDQSLNFGHAIMLIVAILLLVYSAKTALKGHTATVAIALTLLTGALLLWQFVRIQLAASRPMIDMRLFTHRIILSGVVMAMTAMITLVGFELLMAQELQFVHGLTPYQAGLFMLPVMLASGFSGSIAGMLVSRLGLRCVATAGMALSAVSFYGLAMTDFSTQQIQAWVLMALLGFSAASALLASTAAIMAAAPAEKAAAAGAIETMAYELGAGLGIAIFGLLLSRSFSASILPPVGLNPQEIERATSSMGEAVQLAHSLPSSLSEALLSAAREAFTWSHSVALSSAGSMLIILAIGMWFSLAKVQRQ
- a CDS encoding TetR family transcriptional regulator is translated as MSYLNRDERREVILQAAMRVALEEGFTAMTVRRIAAEAHVATGQLHHHFASAGELKSQAFVRLIRTLLDAELVSENASFRERLHAMLGSEDGGFEPYIKLWREAQVVASKDPEIKSAYLLTMRMWHEETANIIAQGQKAGEFSSIPDAADVAWRLIALVCGLDGMYILGIEEMADPAFDRHLDRMITLELFI
- a CDS encoding NarK family nitrate/nitrite MFS transporter gives rise to the protein MSSSNEKSNRYLLTDWKPENPGFWENKGKHIARRNLWISVSCLLLAFCVWMLFSAVAVNLNKIGFNFTTDQLFLLTALPSLSGAILRVPYSFMVPIFGGRRWTIFSTIILVVPCVWLGFAVQNTATPFGVFIIIALMCGFAGANFASSMGNISFFFPKAKQGSALGVNGGLGNLGVSVMQLIAPLVIFLPIFTFLGVQGVPQADGSLLSLANAAWIWVPLLLIATVAAGMGMNDIASSKASIASQLPVLKRFHLWLLSLLYLATFGSFIGFSAGFAMLAKTQFPDVNILQLAFFGPFIGALARSAGGVISDKFGGVRVTLINFIFMALFSALLFLTLPGSGEGNFVAFYLVFMGLFLTAGLGSGSTFQMIAVIFRKITIYRVKLHGGTEEQAQREAVTDTAAALGFISAIGAVGGFFIPKAFGSSLALTGSPVGAMKIFLVFYIVCVLVTWLVYGRKSQKK
- a CDS encoding nitrate reductase subunit alpha, with amino-acid sequence MSKLLDRFRYFKQKGDTFAEGHGQVMHTNRDWEDSYRQRWQFDKIVRSTHGVNCTGSCSWKIYVKNGLVTWETQQTDYPRTRPDLPNHEPRGCPRGASYSWYLYSANRLKYPLVRKRLIELWRDALSRQPDPVLAWESIMNDPQKCQSYKQVRGRGGFIRSNWKELNQLIAAANVWTVKTYGPDRVAGFSPIPAMSMVSYAAGTRYLSLLGGTCLSFYDWYCDLPPASPMTWGEQTDVPESADWYNSSYIIAWGSNVPQTRTPDAHFFTEVRYKGTKTIAITPDYSEVAKLCDQWLAPKQGTDSALAMAMGHVILKEFHLDNPSDYFLNYCRRYTDMPMLVLLDAREDGSYVPGRMMRASDLVDGLGESNNPEWKTVAFNSAGELVVPNGSIGFRWGEKGKWNLEPLAAGAETELSLSLLGQHDEVTGVAFPYFGGNENPHFRSVKQEPVLIRQLPVKHLNLADGSRCPVVSVYDLVLANYGLDRGLDDVHSAQDYSEVKAYTPAWGEQITGVPRRHIEQIAREFADTAHKTHGRSMIILGAGVNHWYHMDMNYRGMINILVFCGCVGQSGGGWAHYVGQEKLRPQTGWLPLAFALDWNRPPRQMNSTSFFYNHSSQWRYEKLTAQELLSPLADASKFSGHLIDFNVRAERMGWLPSAPQLNLNPLTVKAKAEQAGLSPAQYTAQALKSGDIRFACEQPDSGSNHPRNLFVWRSNLLGSSGKGHEYMLKYLLGTESGIQGEALGSSEGIKPEEVEWQSAAIEGKLDLLVTLDFRMSSTCLFSDIVLPTATWYEKDDMNTSDMHPFIHPLSAAVDPAWESKSDWEIYKGIAKVFSEVCVGHLGQETDVVLQPLQHDSPAELAQPFDIQDWRKGECDLIPGKTAPNIAVVERDYPATYERFTSLGPLMDKLGNGGKGIAWNTQTEVDFLGKLNYTKREGPAKGRPLIDTALDASEVILALAPETNGQVAVKAWEALGAMTGRDHTHLALNKEDEKIRFRDIQAQPRKIISSPTWSGLESEHVSYNAGYTNVHELIPWRTLSGRQQLYQDHAWMRAFGESLVAYRPPIDTRSVSEMREVPPNGFPEKALNFLTPHQKWGIHSTYSENLLMLTLSRGGPIVWISETDAKELGIEDNDWIEAFNANGALTARAVVSQRVPPGMTMMYHAQERIINIPGSEVTGMRGGIHNSVTRVCPKPTHMIGGYAQLAYSFNYYGTVGSNRDEFIMIRKMKNINWLDDEGRDQVQEAKK